The following proteins are encoded in a genomic region of Devosia lucknowensis:
- a CDS encoding GntR family transcriptional regulator, whose product MSDIVYNNRCDMSEHFEERSETTIGEVTYARLRADIIACHLLPGQKLRLEPLRDRYGTGLSTLRECLNRLASENLVVAEGQKGFSVTPATADDLREIADLRLLLESHALRLSFERGELDWEGQVVSAHYKLATIEKALLAGHSKQTSNWVRYDFEFHNALISACGSQALLKLHSAIFDRFLRYHMLAASFRGTGVVEDHEALYRLALERNTEGALVMLASHVNRGVEHVLSTGRLA is encoded by the coding sequence ATGTCCGATATTGTCTATAATAACCGATGTGACATGTCCGAGCATTTTGAAGAGCGGTCCGAGACCACCATTGGCGAAGTCACCTATGCGCGGCTTCGTGCGGATATCATTGCTTGCCACTTGCTGCCTGGGCAGAAGCTGCGGCTGGAACCGCTGCGCGATCGCTACGGCACCGGGCTCAGCACCCTCAGGGAGTGCCTCAATCGATTGGCTAGTGAAAACCTGGTCGTCGCTGAAGGGCAGAAGGGATTTTCCGTCACACCCGCCACGGCGGACGACCTGCGCGAAATTGCTGACTTGCGCCTCTTGCTCGAGAGCCACGCATTGCGACTGTCTTTTGAGCGGGGCGAACTGGATTGGGAGGGGCAGGTCGTATCAGCGCACTACAAGTTGGCAACAATCGAAAAAGCCCTGCTCGCCGGACATTCCAAGCAGACCAGCAACTGGGTGCGATACGACTTCGAGTTTCACAATGCGCTGATTTCGGCCTGTGGATCGCAGGCCCTGCTCAAACTCCACTCGGCAATCTTCGATAGATTCTTGCGCTACCACATGTTGGCAGCAAGTTTCCGAGGAACCGGTGTCGTCGAAGACCACGAGGCCCTCTACCGGCTTGCTCTCGAACGGAATACGGAGGGCGCGCTTGTTATGCTGGCCAGTCATGTCAATCGCGGTGTGGAACATGTTCTGTCCACGGGTCGCCTTGCCTAG
- the mazG gene encoding nucleoside triphosphate pyrophosphohydrolase, translating to MQPSRDISRLIEIMAALRNPVGGCPWDLEQDFRSIRHYTIEEAYEVADAIEREDFGDLREELGDLLLQPIYHAQMAKEAGHFDIGDVVLAITEKLIRRHPHVFGDVTADGADDAQDRWEAIKVGERAAKAARKGDVAPSVLDDVPQVLPALARAEKLTKRAAKVGFDWPDLPAVRAKVVEELAEVAEAEASGNAQGIHEEIGDLLFAVANLARKAGVDPEAALRDANSKFTRRFHYVESRCRDDGIAPQDAGLERLDGYWNEIRARDKS from the coding sequence ATGCAGCCGTCACGTGACATTTCCCGTCTGATCGAAATCATGGCGGCTCTCCGCAACCCTGTTGGCGGTTGTCCGTGGGACCTGGAGCAGGATTTCCGCTCGATACGCCATTACACGATCGAGGAAGCCTACGAGGTTGCCGACGCCATCGAGAGAGAGGATTTTGGTGACCTGCGCGAGGAACTGGGCGATCTGCTGCTTCAGCCGATCTACCATGCTCAAATGGCAAAAGAGGCCGGGCACTTTGATATCGGCGATGTCGTGCTGGCCATTACCGAAAAGCTCATCCGACGCCATCCGCACGTTTTTGGCGATGTGACCGCAGACGGCGCTGATGATGCCCAGGATCGCTGGGAAGCCATCAAGGTCGGAGAGCGCGCTGCCAAGGCGGCACGCAAGGGCGATGTCGCGCCTTCGGTCCTGGACGACGTGCCTCAGGTGCTCCCTGCCCTCGCCCGCGCCGAGAAACTGACCAAGCGGGCCGCCAAGGTAGGCTTTGACTGGCCTGATCTGCCAGCGGTTCGCGCAAAGGTGGTGGAAGAGCTGGCGGAAGTCGCTGAGGCTGAGGCATCCGGAAACGCCCAGGGCATCCATGAAGAGATCGGCGATCTGCTATTCGCCGTAGCCAACCTGGCGCGGAAAGCGGGGGTTGACCCCGAGGCTGCGCTTCGCGACGCCAACTCCAAATTTACCCGGCGCTTCCACTACGTCGAGAGCCGCTGTCGCGACGACGGAATTGCCCCGCAAGATGCCGGTCTCGAACGCCTCGACGGCTACTGGAACGAAATCCGGGCGCGCGACAAGTCTTAG
- a CDS encoding TRAP transporter small permease produces MSPPLRNAGRWLYARAENLLAAMLATMFVVFIVQIVFRYLLNLPIGWTHEISVVMWLWMVLFGTAFVVRDSEEIRFDILYGAVGPRVRRAMVLASSLTLVVLFAISLPAVIDYILFMKVERTAYLKIRFDYLYSIYGIFAVAMIVRQLYLAWQAAWGRGADDFDHSKVSSGV; encoded by the coding sequence ATGTCACCACCCCTGCGCAATGCCGGCCGATGGCTTTATGCCCGCGCCGAAAATCTTCTTGCTGCCATGCTCGCCACTATGTTCGTGGTGTTCATCGTCCAGATCGTCTTCCGCTATCTGCTGAACCTTCCCATTGGCTGGACACACGAAATCAGTGTGGTGATGTGGCTTTGGATGGTGCTGTTCGGTACCGCCTTCGTGGTGCGCGACAGCGAGGAAATCCGATTTGACATCCTTTACGGGGCGGTGGGTCCGCGCGTTCGTCGCGCCATGGTCTTGGCAAGCAGCCTGACACTCGTCGTGCTCTTCGCCATCTCGCTGCCGGCCGTCATCGACTACATCCTGTTCATGAAAGTCGAACGCACGGCCTACCTCAAGATCCGCTTCGACTACCTCTATTCAATCTACGGCATTTTCGCAGTGGCCATGATCGTGCGTCAGCTCTATTTGGCCTGGCAGGCGGCGTGGGGCAGGGGGGCCGATGACTTCGACCATTCCAAGGTGAGTTCAGGCGTATGA
- the dctP gene encoding TRAP transporter substrate-binding protein DctP: protein MTISLSRRALLVGGVLLAAAFPAMAQDNPTLRFSAVFSEQDIRAEMMSLMSSQVAEIATIETYLGGNLFKQGTELVALQRGNLEMGNIAPQDISNQIPAWSVLTSAYLFRDADHLRTFFNSDVGAEFKAMAEEQLGIYILGPTYFGARQVGLITENKINTPEDMAGIKLRMPGGDAWQFLGTAIGANPTPMAYAEVYTGLQTGAIDGQDNPLPNVENMKFYEVMKQIALTSHLVGFDLLVINKASWDAMSPEQQEAFQAAADVAIDFSQQEHLAREAELAERFKSAGLDVYTPDLDAFRAFAQQKYLESELAKDWPEGIVDRINAL, encoded by the coding sequence ATGACTATTTCGCTTTCGCGTCGCGCATTGCTGGTCGGCGGCGTCTTACTGGCAGCCGCATTTCCCGCCATGGCGCAAGACAATCCAACACTGCGGTTTTCGGCAGTGTTCTCCGAGCAGGATATCCGGGCCGAGATGATGTCGCTGATGTCGTCGCAGGTCGCTGAGATCGCCACGATTGAAACCTACCTCGGCGGCAACCTGTTCAAGCAGGGGACAGAACTCGTTGCGCTGCAGCGCGGCAACCTCGAGATGGGCAATATTGCACCGCAGGACATCTCCAATCAGATTCCTGCCTGGTCAGTCTTGACGTCCGCTTACCTTTTCCGGGATGCCGACCATCTGCGCACTTTTTTCAACAGCGATGTGGGCGCCGAATTCAAGGCGATGGCCGAAGAGCAGCTGGGTATCTACATTCTCGGTCCGACTTATTTCGGCGCACGTCAGGTTGGCCTGATCACCGAAAACAAGATCAACACCCCCGAGGACATGGCCGGCATCAAGCTGCGCATGCCCGGTGGTGACGCATGGCAGTTTCTTGGCACGGCCATCGGCGCAAATCCTACACCCATGGCCTATGCCGAAGTCTATACCGGCCTGCAGACGGGTGCCATCGATGGTCAGGACAACCCGCTTCCCAACGTCGAGAACATGAAGTTCTACGAAGTGATGAAGCAGATCGCACTGACTTCGCACCTCGTCGGCTTCGACCTCCTCGTCATCAACAAGGCCTCCTGGGATGCCATGTCGCCTGAGCAGCAGGAAGCGTTCCAGGCAGCAGCCGACGTCGCCATCGACTTCAGCCAGCAGGAGCACCTAGCGCGCGAGGCTGAACTCGCCGAGCGCTTCAAGAGCGCGGGTCTCGACGTCTACACACCCGACCTCGACGCTTTCCGCGCCTTTGCCCAGCAAAAATATCTCGAGTCCGAACTGGCCAAGGACTGGCCCGAAGGCATCGTTGATCGCATCAACGCACTCTGA
- a CDS encoding TetR/AcrR family transcriptional regulator: MAADTRAPTPKEGQKTSTRQQDPEGTKRNIIEVASQEFALNGLSGARIDEIAAKTRASKRMIYYYFGDKEGLYLSTLEHAYAQVRAGEAELDINGLSPIDGLRRLVEFTFEHHHAHEAFIRMVMIENIHHGEYLAKSSLVRDLNVTAISNIRSLYDRGVADGTFRQGLDPLEIHWQISALCFFNVSNRATFSKLFGRDFGDSEAQERLKNNTVEMVLRFVIKT, from the coding sequence ATGGCTGCCGACACTCGAGCGCCGACGCCAAAGGAAGGTCAAAAGACTTCCACCCGACAGCAGGACCCTGAAGGCACGAAACGCAACATCATCGAAGTCGCCAGCCAAGAGTTCGCTCTCAACGGGCTTTCGGGCGCTCGTATCGATGAGATCGCAGCCAAGACACGCGCATCCAAGCGCATGATCTATTATTACTTCGGGGACAAGGAAGGCCTATATCTCAGCACGCTCGAGCATGCCTATGCTCAGGTCCGAGCCGGAGAGGCCGAACTGGACATCAACGGCTTGTCCCCTATCGACGGACTTCGCCGGCTTGTCGAGTTCACCTTTGAGCACCACCACGCTCACGAGGCATTCATCCGCATGGTGATGATCGAAAACATCCATCACGGTGAATATCTAGCCAAGTCCAGCCTCGTCCGCGATCTCAATGTGACTGCGATCAGCAACATCAGAAGCCTCTACGACCGCGGCGTTGCCGACGGAACTTTCCGGCAGGGTCTCGATCCGTTGGAAATCCACTGGCAAATCAGTGCCCTGTGCTTTTTCAACGTGTCCAATCGCGCGACGTTCTCCAAACTTTTCGGCCGTGACTTCGGTGATTCAGAGGCCCAGGAACGTCTTAAGAACAACACCGTCGAAATGGTTCTGCGCTTTGTCATAAAGACCTGA
- a CDS encoding helix-turn-helix domain-containing protein — protein sequence MQPDLELVRIGETESFKAWEHGYPFHTVRWHFHPEYELHLVCATSGRYFIGDFIGQFAPGNLVLVGPNLPHNWVSEVDDEAIVPLRSRVMQFTEDFVTRTVACFPELVDARKLFERSKAGVLFSSGTSARVAELMRRIVPANGTERIALFLGIVAALEQDRDAQTLTSQQYLPDPSGFMSTGINEVLAHINDNLTETLDEETLAQLAGVTPSTLSRSFRRHTGQSLTKYVNRLRVTLACQLLMSSDFATITDVCYASGFNNVSNFNRQFLALRGVTPTQFRRLLLENKNIEEAA from the coding sequence GTGCAACCGGATCTCGAACTCGTCCGTATCGGCGAAACTGAGTCATTCAAGGCATGGGAACACGGTTATCCGTTTCACACGGTGCGCTGGCACTTCCATCCCGAATACGAACTGCACCTGGTTTGCGCTACCTCCGGCCGCTACTTCATCGGCGATTTCATTGGCCAGTTTGCCCCCGGCAATCTCGTGCTTGTCGGTCCAAACCTGCCACACAATTGGGTCAGCGAGGTCGACGACGAAGCCATTGTACCGTTGCGCAGCCGGGTGATGCAGTTCACCGAAGATTTCGTAACCCGGACCGTGGCCTGTTTTCCTGAACTCGTCGATGCGCGAAAGCTCTTCGAACGGAGCAAAGCCGGCGTACTTTTCAGCTCGGGCACTTCGGCGCGAGTAGCGGAGCTTATGCGCCGCATCGTCCCCGCCAATGGGACTGAACGCATCGCGCTTTTCCTAGGCATCGTTGCAGCGCTGGAACAGGATCGCGACGCACAGACACTGACGAGCCAACAATACCTGCCGGACCCTTCGGGTTTCATGTCCACCGGCATCAACGAAGTGCTGGCCCACATCAATGACAATCTCACGGAAACGCTGGACGAAGAAACTTTGGCGCAGCTGGCTGGGGTAACGCCCTCGACGCTGTCGCGCAGTTTCCGCCGCCATACCGGGCAGTCCCTGACCAAATATGTCAACCGGTTACGTGTGACGCTCGCCTGCCAGTTGCTCATGTCGTCGGACTTCGCGACCATCACGGATGTTTGTTACGCCTCTGGCTTCAACAATGTCTCCAATTTCAACCGTCAGTTCCTGGCCTTGCGCGGGGTGACGCCAACGCAGTTCCGGCGACTGCTGCTCGAAAACAAAAACATCGAGGAGGCCGCATGA
- a CDS encoding TRAP transporter large permease, with amino-acid sequence MTTISLAFSLALGLITVLAFLGLPMGLAMICGSVLYLLMRGQDPGIVAEQFLNGMYSNYIMLAVPLFILAAEIMNSGTLSDRLLKWCDALVGRFRGGLAQVNVLQSIVFAGMSGSAVADAAGSGKMMQHMMTQNDKYTPSYAAALTAVTAVIGPIIPPSIPMVLYALVADTSIGYLFLGGVVPGLLMAGFMMVQIAITARVRDFPVEEPVPLRKLPRMTWEALPVLFMPIVLMYGIYGGITTPTEAAAVAAAYALLVSAVVYRAVKAPDLYQSVLTSAKTTASIGMLIAGALVFNYVVTVENIPRTISAILISWDLNPITFLIIVNIILLILGCVLEGTTILLVIVPVLIPTAQALGIDMVHFGVVAVVNIMLGLITPPYGLLLFIMTRISGSPMKHIIGDVMPFLWTLIGALILFTFVPETVLWLPKLFGYVPGGAGL; translated from the coding sequence ATGACCACCATTTCCCTTGCCTTCAGTCTCGCCCTTGGACTCATCACGGTTCTCGCATTTCTGGGTCTCCCCATGGGATTGGCGATGATTTGCGGATCGGTGCTCTACCTGCTGATGCGCGGCCAGGATCCTGGCATCGTCGCCGAACAGTTTCTAAACGGCATGTATTCCAACTACATCATGCTGGCCGTTCCGCTGTTCATTCTTGCCGCCGAAATCATGAATTCGGGGACGTTGTCGGACCGCCTGCTCAAATGGTGCGACGCGCTTGTCGGACGTTTCCGCGGCGGTCTCGCACAGGTCAACGTCCTGCAGTCGATCGTCTTTGCGGGCATGTCCGGCTCGGCCGTTGCCGATGCGGCAGGCTCGGGCAAGATGATGCAGCATATGATGACGCAGAACGACAAGTATACGCCGTCCTATGCGGCAGCCCTCACGGCGGTGACAGCGGTGATCGGGCCGATCATTCCGCCCTCAATTCCAATGGTGCTCTACGCGCTCGTGGCGGACACGTCGATCGGCTACTTGTTTCTGGGTGGCGTCGTGCCGGGGCTGCTCATGGCCGGTTTCATGATGGTACAGATTGCCATCACCGCTCGGGTCAGGGACTTTCCTGTCGAGGAGCCGGTGCCGCTGCGCAAACTGCCGCGCATGACATGGGAGGCACTTCCTGTCCTCTTCATGCCGATCGTGCTCATGTATGGCATCTATGGCGGCATCACCACGCCGACTGAAGCGGCAGCGGTGGCTGCGGCCTACGCTCTGCTGGTTTCGGCCGTGGTGTACAGGGCCGTGAAGGCGCCGGACCTCTACCAGTCCGTGCTCACCAGCGCCAAGACCACCGCCTCGATTGGTATGCTCATCGCCGGCGCGCTTGTGTTCAACTACGTCGTTACCGTCGAGAACATTCCCCGCACCATCAGCGCGATCCTGATCTCCTGGGATCTCAACCCGATCACCTTCCTGATCATCGTCAACATCATCCTGCTGATCCTGGGGTGTGTGCTCGAGGGCACAACCATCCTGCTCGTCATCGTGCCCGTGCTGATCCCGACGGCACAAGCGCTTGGCATTGACATGGTCCATTTCGGCGTCGTTGCGGTGGTCAACATCATGCTGGGGCTGATTACGCCGCCCTACGGTTTGCTGCTCTTCATCATGACCCGAATATCGGGCTCACCCATGAAGCACATCATCGGGGACGTTATGCCTTTCCTGTGGACGCTGATCGGCGCGCTGATCCTCTTTACATTCGTGCCCGAAACCGTCCTTTGGCTTCCCAAGTTGTTTGGCTACGTGCCGGGAGGGGCGGGCCTGTGA
- a CDS encoding bifunctional sugar phosphate isomerase/epimerase/4-hydroxyphenylpyruvate dioxygenase family protein: MKTSIATVSISGDLREKLEAIAAAGFDGVEIFENDFLAFDRSPAEVRRMAADLGLEITLFQPFRDFEGLPEPQRSQTFDRAERKFDLMVELGAPLMLVCSSVSPMALGGIDRAAADLRELGERAAKRGLKIGYEALAWGRHVNDHRDAWEIVRRADHSNVGLILDSFHSLSRRIPSDTIRSIPGDKIFIVQMADAPALDMDLLYWSRHFRNMPGEGDLPIVDFTRSILATGYDGPLSLEIFNDQFRSGSPRTIAQDGHRSLVFLMDQVHEAEPSLPSASAHLPPRMPVEGVAFVEFTADEAKAESLRRTLIQMGFAHTGTHRSKSVQRLTQGDINIVINSEREGFAHAAYLTHGPSAYAMGLKVKDAQGALARAKALGAQPFTQRVNPGELAIPAIRGIGGGLLYFLDDASDLARVWDVEFRSELEHDTSDAGMVRIDHVAQTMIYEEMLTWILFYRSIFVVDKGPMVDVVDPSGLVRSQVIENIEGSLRLTLNGADHHRTLAGRFISETFGSSVQHLAFASEDIFATAETLRRNGFRALPISQNFYDDLAARLGLEKDLLDRLRELNILYDRDAAGEYYQLYSASFGDGFFFEIVQRTGGYAGYGAVNAPFRIAAQRRSTAVQPA, from the coding sequence GTGAAGACTTCGATAGCGACTGTCTCGATAAGTGGCGATCTCCGCGAAAAGCTCGAGGCTATAGCAGCAGCCGGCTTCGATGGCGTAGAGATATTCGAGAACGATTTTCTGGCCTTCGACCGTAGTCCTGCGGAAGTCAGACGCATGGCGGCGGATTTAGGGCTCGAAATCACGCTCTTCCAACCATTCCGAGATTTCGAAGGCCTGCCTGAACCGCAGCGAAGCCAGACTTTCGACCGTGCCGAGCGCAAGTTCGACCTAATGGTGGAATTGGGAGCTCCACTCATGCTGGTGTGCTCCAGTGTCTCTCCAATGGCACTTGGCGGCATCGACAGGGCTGCCGCCGACCTTCGTGAGCTGGGTGAGCGCGCGGCGAAACGTGGCCTCAAGATCGGCTATGAAGCGCTGGCCTGGGGCCGGCACGTCAACGATCATCGCGACGCCTGGGAAATCGTCCGTCGGGCCGACCACTCCAATGTCGGCTTGATCCTCGATAGTTTCCACAGCCTGTCGCGCCGCATTCCCTCTGACACGATACGATCCATCCCCGGCGATAAGATATTCATTGTCCAAATGGCCGATGCACCAGCGCTGGACATGGACCTGCTCTATTGGAGCCGACACTTTCGCAATATGCCGGGAGAGGGCGATCTTCCCATTGTGGATTTCACTCGATCAATCCTCGCCACGGGATATGACGGACCGCTGTCGCTGGAAATATTCAATGATCAGTTCCGCTCCGGCTCACCACGCACGATAGCACAGGATGGCCATCGATCCTTGGTTTTCCTCATGGATCAAGTGCACGAAGCCGAGCCATCGCTGCCCTCTGCGTCGGCTCACCTGCCGCCCCGGATGCCCGTGGAGGGTGTTGCGTTCGTCGAATTTACCGCGGATGAAGCCAAGGCCGAATCCTTGCGCCGAACACTGATCCAGATGGGCTTCGCGCATACCGGCACGCACCGGAGCAAGAGTGTTCAAAGGCTCACCCAAGGCGACATAAACATCGTCATCAACTCGGAGCGCGAGGGTTTTGCGCATGCCGCCTACCTCACGCACGGCCCGTCTGCTTATGCCATGGGTCTCAAGGTGAAGGATGCCCAGGGCGCCCTGGCCCGCGCAAAGGCGCTCGGCGCCCAACCGTTCACTCAACGCGTAAATCCCGGTGAACTCGCCATACCCGCAATTCGGGGTATCGGCGGCGGACTGTTATATTTTCTCGATGACGCTTCTGACCTCGCCAGAGTGTGGGACGTCGAATTCCGGTCCGAGCTTGAGCACGACACCTCCGACGCAGGCATGGTCCGAATAGATCATGTCGCGCAGACGATGATTTACGAGGAGATGTTGACCTGGATCCTGTTCTATCGGTCCATCTTCGTCGTCGACAAGGGACCGATGGTTGACGTTGTCGACCCATCAGGTTTGGTGCGTAGCCAAGTCATCGAAAATATTGAAGGCAGTCTGCGACTAACGTTGAACGGCGCTGATCATCACCGCACCCTGGCGGGCCGCTTCATCAGCGAGACCTTCGGGTCAAGTGTCCAGCATCTGGCCTTTGCGTCCGAGGATATCTTCGCGACGGCCGAAACGCTGCGTCGGAACGGCTTCAGGGCATTGCCGATTTCGCAGAACTTTTACGATGATCTTGCAGCAAGGCTCGGTCTTGAAAAAGACCTGCTGGACAGACTGCGCGAACTCAACATCCTCTACGATCGGGACGCGGCCGGAGAATACTATCAGCTGTATTCAGCCAGCTTTGGCGACGGCTTTTTCTTCGAAATTGTACAGAGGACCGGGGGCTACGCAGGATACGGCGCCGTCAATGCGCCTTTCCGCATCGCCGCGCAAAGGCGGAGTACTGCGGTCCAGCCAGCATAA
- a CDS encoding shikimate dehydrogenase, whose amino-acid sequence MAGRTEGRQSAEIRIGLVGRGIGKSLTPIMHEQEGRRLGLRYRYDLVDFDALKLEDRDLALVVRLLEAAGFRGLNVTFPFKQSVLALLDELSDSARAVGAVNTVVFTEGKRRGHNTDCFGFAESMRRGLSDVDLRRVVQIGAGGAGGAVAKALSDLGVRQLAIFDIDEDRAHRLASNIASTTLSVTSHGSGALSTILPNASGVVNASPVGMDKLPGLPLDPNLLTSKQWVADIIYFPRETELIRTARARGCAVLTGGGMAVFQALRAFELFSGMRPDSAEMSKTFLEYA is encoded by the coding sequence ATCGCCGGTCGTACGGAAGGACGGCAAAGCGCAGAAATCCGAATCGGATTGGTGGGTCGGGGGATAGGCAAGTCGCTCACCCCGATCATGCATGAACAGGAGGGACGGCGGCTCGGGCTTCGTTACCGCTATGATCTCGTCGATTTCGACGCTCTCAAGCTTGAGGACCGCGATCTGGCCCTAGTCGTGCGCTTGCTGGAAGCTGCCGGATTTCGTGGACTTAATGTGACGTTTCCTTTCAAGCAGTCCGTGCTCGCGCTGCTCGACGAACTTAGCGACAGCGCGCGGGCGGTCGGCGCAGTCAATACCGTGGTTTTTACGGAAGGCAAGCGGCGCGGTCACAATACCGATTGTTTCGGTTTTGCGGAAAGTATGCGTCGTGGTTTGAGCGACGTTGATCTGAGGCGCGTTGTGCAGATTGGGGCAGGGGGCGCCGGTGGGGCAGTGGCAAAGGCTCTGAGCGATCTGGGCGTCCGTCAATTGGCAATCTTTGACATCGACGAAGACAGAGCCCATCGCCTCGCGTCTAACATCGCCTCGACGACCCTCAGTGTCACGTCCCACGGTTCGGGCGCACTTTCCACCATTTTGCCGAATGCGTCCGGAGTGGTGAATGCGAGCCCAGTCGGAATGGACAAACTGCCCGGTTTGCCGCTGGATCCGAACCTGCTCACATCGAAGCAGTGGGTCGCCGATATCATTTATTTTCCGCGAGAGACTGAGCTCATCAGAACAGCCAGAGCTCGCGGATGCGCGGTGCTGACAGGTGGGGGCATGGCAGTGTTTCAGGCTCTGCGTGCATTCGAGCTCTTCTCAGGAATGCGCCCAGACAGCGCCGAAATGTCCAAGACGTTCTTGGAGTACGCCTAG
- a CDS encoding type II 3-dehydroquinate dehydratase yields MKPIYVLNGPNLNRLGKREPHIYGTTTLSEVEAMCRHEAGDRPLVFRQTNSEEMLINWVHEAIDEGDGILINPAAFTFTSLALLDALKMFEGPVIELHISNIHKREPIYHRSYVSMRADAVIAGLGAGGYRVGVRAVLSLVKG; encoded by the coding sequence GTGAAACCGATCTATGTTCTGAACGGCCCCAATCTCAACCGCCTTGGCAAGCGCGAGCCGCACATCTACGGCACCACCACGCTGAGCGAGGTGGAAGCGATGTGCCGGCACGAAGCCGGAGACCGGCCACTGGTGTTTCGCCAGACGAACAGCGAGGAGATGTTGATCAACTGGGTGCATGAAGCGATCGATGAAGGCGATGGCATCCTGATCAATCCGGCGGCGTTCACCTTCACGTCGCTGGCCTTGCTCGACGCACTCAAGATGTTTGAGGGGCCCGTGATCGAATTGCACATCTCCAACATCCACAAGCGTGAGCCGATCTATCATCGTTCATACGTGTCCATGCGCGCCGACGCCGTAATCGCCGGACTTGGCGCCGGCGGTTACCGCGTGGGGGTCAGGGCTGTGCTGAGTCTGGTCAAAGGCTGA